From one Novosphingobium sp. genomic stretch:
- a CDS encoding nicotinate phosphoribosyltransferase: MTNPILSTDSYKHSHFLQYPPETRTLSAYVEARPGGFSDQILFLGLQPFLIDFLGHTITRHDVEEAQALTRAHGLPFNRAGWDRVVSVHRGHLPLAISALPEGMIVPTGVPLLQVENTDPQLPWLATFVETALLRAIWYPTTVATISWHCRAIIRAGLLTTSDDPEGQIPFKLHDFGARGVSSGESAGLGGMAHLVNFMGTDTMEALLAARRYYDADMAGFSIPAAEHSTITAWGREREREAYANILKHFAGEGSMVAVVSDSYDLDAAVGHLWGEDLHDAVLAHKGTLVIRPDSGDPVETPLRVLNTLWDHFGGTTNSKRYRLLDPRLRVIQGDGMTPVTIERLITRLIEEGFAVDNIAFGMGGGLLQQVNRDTLRFAMKANALRDDAGVWHDIAKDPATDPGKRSKAGQQAVVLEEGRLRAVRLDALEGRHNLLTEVWRDGRLLVHHDFDTVRQRARQHEGRETLPA; the protein is encoded by the coding sequence GTGACCAATCCTATTCTTTCGACTGACAGCTACAAGCACAGCCACTTCCTGCAGTACCCGCCCGAAACCCGCACGCTTTCGGCCTATGTCGAGGCGCGGCCCGGCGGTTTCAGTGACCAGATCCTGTTTCTTGGCCTGCAGCCCTTCCTGATCGATTTTCTGGGCCACACCATCACGCGCCATGATGTGGAAGAGGCTCAGGCCCTCACCCGAGCGCACGGCCTGCCCTTCAACCGCGCGGGCTGGGACCGCGTGGTCAGCGTGCATCGTGGCCATTTGCCACTCGCGATCAGCGCCCTGCCCGAGGGGATGATCGTCCCCACCGGCGTGCCCCTGCTTCAGGTCGAGAACACCGATCCGCAACTGCCCTGGCTGGCGACCTTTGTGGAAACCGCCCTGCTGCGCGCCATCTGGTACCCCACCACCGTCGCGACGATCAGTTGGCACTGCCGCGCGATCATCCGCGCCGGGCTGCTGACCACCAGCGACGACCCCGAAGGCCAGATCCCCTTCAAGCTGCATGATTTCGGCGCGCGCGGCGTCTCGAGCGGGGAGAGCGCGGGCCTCGGCGGCATGGCACATCTGGTCAACTTCATGGGCACCGACACGATGGAAGCCCTGCTGGCCGCACGGCGCTATTACGACGCCGACATGGCCGGTTTCTCGATCCCCGCCGCCGAGCATTCCACCATCACGGCCTGGGGCCGCGAGCGTGAGCGTGAGGCCTATGCCAACATCCTCAAGCATTTCGCCGGGGAAGGCAGTATGGTCGCGGTGGTCTCGGACAGCTATGATCTGGATGCCGCCGTGGGCCACCTCTGGGGCGAGGATCTGCATGATGCCGTGCTGGCCCACAAGGGCACGCTGGTGATCCGCCCCGACAGCGGCGATCCGGTGGAGACGCCCTTGCGGGTGCTGAACACCTTGTGGGACCACTTTGGCGGCACGACCAACAGCAAGCGCTATCGCCTGCTCGATCCGCGTCTGCGCGTCATTCAGGGCGACGGCATGACCCCCGTCACCATCGAGCGGCTGATCACACGCCTGATCGAGGAAGGCTTTGCGGTGGACAACATCGCTTTCGGCATGGGCGGCGGGCTGCTTCAGCAGGTCAACCGCGACACGCTGCGCTTTGCCATGAAGGCCAATGCGCTGCGCGACGATGCGGGCGTGTGGCACGACATCGCCAAGGACCCCGCCACCGATCCTGGCAAGCGCAGCAAGGCCGGGCAGCAGGCGGTGGTGCTGGAGGAGGGCAGGCTGCGCGCCGTGCGGCTCGATGCGCTGGAGGGGCGGCACAATTTGCTGACCGAAGTGTGGCGCGACGGGCGCCTGCTGGTCCACCATGATTTCGACACGGTGCGCCAGCGCGCCCGCCAGCATGAGGGCCGGGAGACGCTCCCGGCCTGA
- a CDS encoding Lrp/AsnC family transcriptional regulator, with the protein MTDKTDIDFDTTDFRIMRALTHDGRMSDVMLGEQVNLSSTAAARRRKILEDRGAIAGYTAALDMPMLGLGIMVMVAIELKSQSDQVLDEFEAAVVRCPSVTHCSFISGDMDFMMMVHVRSFDDYDKVYRRELAMLPHVARIRSSFVMRSVTTRNVPPAIFERPSPSPV; encoded by the coding sequence GTGACCGACAAGACCGATATCGACTTTGACACGACCGATTTCCGCATCATGCGGGCGCTGACGCATGATGGCCGCATGTCGGATGTGATGCTGGGTGAGCAGGTCAATCTGTCCAGCACCGCTGCGGCGCGCCGCCGCAAGATCCTGGAGGATCGCGGCGCCATCGCGGGCTATACCGCCGCGCTCGACATGCCGATGCTGGGGCTGGGCATCATGGTGATGGTGGCGATCGAGCTGAAGTCGCAGAGCGATCAGGTGCTCGACGAATTCGAGGCGGCGGTGGTGCGCTGCCCCTCGGTCACCCATTGCAGCTTCATTTCGGGCGACATGGATTTCATGATGATGGTCCATGTCCGCTCCTTCGACGATTACGACAAGGTCTATCGCCGCGAGCTGGCGATGCTGCCGCATGTGGCCCGCATCCGCTCCAGCTTCGTGATGCGCAGCGTGACGACTCGCAACGTGCCTCCGGCCATTTTCGAGCGCCCCTCCCCCTCGCCTGTCTAG
- a CDS encoding VacJ family lipoprotein yields MSITGGARPPYPSRADIAPAKEACDNHGSRPGRAALPHRWLKGAALASVGMLGAWAAPALAAAPGAASDGPGTTLTYAPLGALQAIDSTTPAFGQPATPAPSASPATAATLPPLMMPPIIQDPATAHATHPASSGQQDIVVSGERKAPAGDPLEGVNMKSYAVVQATDKAVVGPAAMAYKKTLPSPLRQGFHNVLYNMREPSVAVGFLLEHKFGKMFETIGRFGLNSTVGLAGIFDVAKRKPFHLPWRPNGIADAMAFYGIPNGPYFFLPLIGPTTLRDLIGTTIDRVGFPALYADELRGPAYGLAVTIIGGLDDRVMIDPQLRVFHDAPDPYAAMRRFYLQRRQAEIDGLHGIDTRPITAEEAAYGPSAAPDTPATTTPPADLPPLMIPPIIQEPAPPPPPAPVMVSNPVVQPIPPGHHR; encoded by the coding sequence ATGAGCATCACTGGCGGGGCACGTCCCCCATATCCATCGCGGGCAGATATCGCGCCTGCGAAGGAGGCCTGTGACAACCATGGCTCCCGTCCCGGCCGGGCCGCCCTGCCTCACCGCTGGCTGAAGGGGGCCGCGCTGGCCTCGGTCGGCATGCTGGGCGCATGGGCCGCGCCTGCTCTCGCCGCCGCTCCCGGCGCCGCGAGCGACGGGCCAGGCACAACTCTGACCTATGCTCCGCTCGGCGCCCTTCAGGCCATCGACAGCACGACACCGGCCTTCGGACAGCCAGCGACCCCTGCACCATCAGCCAGCCCGGCGACCGCCGCCACGCTGCCCCCGCTGATGATGCCGCCGATCATTCAGGACCCGGCGACCGCCCACGCGACCCATCCGGCCAGCAGCGGCCAGCAGGACATCGTGGTGTCCGGCGAGCGCAAGGCTCCGGCGGGCGATCCGCTGGAGGGCGTCAACATGAAGTCCTATGCCGTGGTTCAGGCGACGGACAAGGCCGTGGTGGGCCCGGCGGCCATGGCTTACAAGAAGACGCTGCCCTCGCCGCTGCGGCAGGGCTTCCACAATGTGCTCTACAACATGCGCGAGCCCTCGGTGGCTGTGGGCTTTCTGCTGGAGCACAAATTCGGCAAGATGTTCGAGACCATCGGGCGCTTCGGGCTGAACAGCACCGTCGGCCTCGCGGGCATTTTCGACGTGGCCAAGCGCAAGCCCTTCCATCTGCCCTGGCGCCCCAATGGCATCGCCGATGCCATGGCGTTCTATGGCATTCCCAACGGGCCCTATTTCTTCCTGCCGCTGATCGGCCCCACCACGCTGCGCGACCTGATCGGCACCACCATCGACCGCGTGGGCTTCCCCGCGCTCTATGCCGATGAGCTGCGCGGGCCTGCCTATGGTCTGGCGGTGACGATCATTGGCGGTCTGGACGACCGTGTGATGATCGATCCGCAACTGCGCGTCTTCCACGATGCGCCCGATCCCTATGCCGCGATGCGCCGCTTCTATCTCCAGCGCCGTCAGGCCGAGATCGACGGGCTGCACGGCATCGACACCCGCCCGATCACGGCGGAAGAGGCAGCCTATGGCCCCTCGGCGGCGCCTGACACCCCGGCCACGACAACGCCCCCGGCCGACCTGCCCCCGCTGATGATCCCGCCGATCATTCAGGAGCCTGCCCCTCCGCCGCCTCCCGCGCCGGTGATGGTCTCCAATCCCGTCGTTCAGCCGATTCCGCCCGGCCATCACCGCTGA
- a CDS encoding TadE/TadG family type IV pilus assembly protein: MLSGLSRHLLRDRSGTALIEFAIVLPLLLTLFIGGYVCADMIASARKVTVATRALADLVSRNVSPSSPVTSATLTTYLNSAQLVMTPMPASLTTLQITELRVCDATHAYVVWSQAQSAGTASTASMTAGSVVSIPANMITSPMVPTSPDGSNVCGNTTSSATKVQVGTAGGYLFYSQISFVYTPAIGLGNVVTTTLGDQDYMIPRLP; encoded by the coding sequence ATGCTGAGCGGCCTGTCACGCCATCTCCTCCGCGACCGGTCGGGCACCGCGCTGATCGAATTCGCGATCGTGCTGCCCCTGCTGCTCACGCTGTTCATCGGCGGCTATGTCTGCGCCGACATGATCGCCTCGGCACGCAAGGTCACGGTGGCGACGCGCGCTCTGGCCGATCTGGTCAGCCGCAATGTCTCGCCCTCCTCGCCGGTCACCTCCGCGACGCTGACGACCTATCTCAATTCGGCGCAATTGGTGATGACCCCGATGCCCGCCTCGCTCACCACGCTGCAGATCACCGAGCTGCGCGTCTGCGACGCCACCCATGCCTATGTGGTGTGGAGCCAGGCGCAGAGCGCGGGCACCGCCAGCACCGCCTCCATGACGGCGGGCAGCGTGGTGTCGATCCCCGCCAACATGATCACCTCACCGATGGTGCCCACCTCGCCCGACGGCTCGAACGTCTGCGGCAACACCACCAGCTCTGCCACCAAGGTGCAGGTCGGCACCGCCGGGGGCTATCTGTTCTACAGCCAGATCAGCTTTGTCTACACGCCCGCAATCGGTCTTGGTAACGTCGTGACCACGACGCTTGGCGACCAGGACTATATGATCCCACGCCTGCCATAG
- a CDS encoding TadE/TadG family type IV pilus assembly protein, producing MSTRPWTGVFADETGGPIMEFAMVAPAFIALLLAILHIALIYLAQEGLETAVEASSRLILTGSAQTLQLGSGSTAYTGMSATDFKNAICNGITGKDSSGNSVTYPGSLPPFLVCNRLYVNVQIMPAGCSNPTISTPNFTYTNGVLTGTGTGYGNSNCTGTTNSNSGLSSSQNDLVIVQLIYLWPTVSAPFGLNFINQANGNRLLVATSVVTVEGYNCPSGTSTC from the coding sequence GTGTCCACTCGCCCATGGACGGGCGTGTTCGCTGACGAAACCGGCGGCCCGATCATGGAATTCGCGATGGTCGCCCCCGCCTTTATCGCGCTGCTTCTGGCCATTCTGCACATCGCCTTGATCTATCTGGCGCAGGAAGGGCTCGAAACCGCCGTCGAGGCCTCGAGCCGCCTGATCCTGACCGGTTCGGCCCAGACATTGCAACTGGGCAGCGGCTCCACCGCCTACACCGGCATGAGCGCCACCGACTTCAAGAATGCCATCTGCAACGGCATCACCGGCAAGGATTCCAGCGGCAACAGCGTGACCTATCCCGGCTCGCTGCCGCCCTTTCTGGTCTGCAACCGTCTCTATGTGAATGTGCAGATCATGCCGGCGGGATGCTCCAATCCCACCATCTCCACCCCCAATTTCACCTACACCAATGGCGTGCTGACCGGCACGGGCACCGGCTATGGCAATTCCAACTGCACCGGCACCACCAACAGCAACAGCGGGCTGAGCAGCAGCCAGAACGATCTGGTGATCGTGCAGTTGATCTATCTGTGGCCCACGGTCTCGGCGCCTTTCGGGCTCAATTTCATCAATCAGGCCAATGGCAACCGCTTGCTGGTCGCCACCTCGGTCGTCACGGTCGAGGGTTACAACTGTCCCTCGGGGACCTCGACATGCTGA
- a CDS encoding EAL domain-containing protein, whose product MIALTAKSRQKSSRATPTSILLWALLLAVCCGAIALAEPLEDLFRGGRNMIRARPADGRIVVVGLDEKTYQHFGTFKFSRKIDARLIDNLVAMGARHIYFDRTYSDVSTPADDQAMIDALRRSEGKVSLGTMAAIGSKNSVTGMTTAITPWPGFRKFSQVALLNGSIKPFSLSVEFPYSSRVSGQIVTSASAQIAGRSGKPDVYYRPDWSIQMRTIPTVSFADVAEGRVAADQIRGKDVLVGWTSPRQPDMHGMAGQGWYPGVYFHAVGAQTLREGNPQNWGWILAVAIATAFSILLLRCRERITVGAVSSGAAIVLLALPFIFDAHFITADFLPAYLLFGIVAYRSMMLREISRAQRLHAGTLLPNLSALREAPQANEKPLVAMRIRNYAAICSSFSEAIETDLVNELVRRLSLPGQSNIFYQAEDVLYWLAPRLPADELADHIEGLARLIETQMILGTRKIDVQVSFGLDDEYERTVSNRIASALLAADRAASRNQLWRFHQSDSEGDTSWQLSLVGEMDNALDQGDIWVAYQPQFTIDNLRIIGAEALVRWQHPERGSISPETFVGAAEAHNRILRLTLYVLERATSDMLRIVDKQVGFRLSVNLSATLLDNPDLPARIAGVLATTGFPAASLTLEITETAQITENNKANVTLAQLAETGIQISIDDYGTGNATLDYLKSFPCDEVKIDRKFVTHLTTDDDDRLMVESTIALAHRLNRRVIAEGIEDRATLDLLRQLGCDIAQGYHLGRPMKFKDLVTVVFPSRTPRAA is encoded by the coding sequence ATGATCGCTCTGACGGCAAAAAGCCGGCAAAAATCGAGTCGCGCCACGCCAACCAGCATCCTGCTCTGGGCGCTTCTGCTCGCCGTGTGCTGCGGCGCGATCGCCCTGGCCGAACCGCTGGAGGATCTCTTCCGCGGCGGGCGTAACATGATTCGCGCCCGGCCTGCCGACGGCAGGATTGTCGTCGTGGGTCTGGACGAAAAGACGTATCAGCATTTCGGCACTTTCAAATTCTCGCGCAAGATCGATGCGAGGCTTATCGACAATCTTGTCGCCATGGGCGCGCGCCACATCTATTTCGACCGTACCTATTCGGATGTCTCGACCCCCGCCGACGATCAGGCGATGATCGATGCCCTGCGCCGCAGCGAGGGCAAGGTGTCGCTGGGGACGATGGCCGCCATCGGCAGCAAGAACAGCGTGACCGGCATGACCACCGCGATCACGCCCTGGCCCGGTTTTCGCAAATTTTCACAAGTTGCCCTGCTCAACGGCAGCATCAAGCCCTTTTCGCTCTCCGTCGAATTCCCTTACTCCAGCCGGGTAAGCGGTCAGATCGTCACCTCTGCTTCCGCCCAGATCGCGGGGCGCAGCGGAAAGCCCGACGTCTATTATCGCCCCGACTGGTCGATCCAGATGCGCACGATTCCCACCGTCAGCTTCGCCGATGTGGCCGAGGGCCGCGTTGCCGCCGATCAGATTCGCGGCAAGGACGTGCTTGTCGGATGGACTTCTCCACGACAGCCCGACATGCATGGTATGGCCGGTCAGGGCTGGTATCCGGGCGTCTATTTCCACGCGGTGGGTGCCCAGACCCTGCGTGAGGGCAATCCGCAAAATTGGGGCTGGATCCTTGCCGTCGCCATTGCCACGGCCTTCTCCATCCTGTTGCTGCGTTGTCGCGAGCGCATAACGGTGGGCGCTGTGTCCTCGGGGGCGGCCATTGTCCTGCTCGCCCTGCCCTTTATCTTCGACGCGCATTTCATCACCGCAGATTTTCTGCCGGCCTATCTGCTGTTCGGCATCGTCGCCTATCGCTCGATGATGCTGCGCGAGATCAGCCGGGCCCAGCGCCTGCATGCCGGAACGCTGCTGCCCAATCTGTCAGCGCTGCGCGAGGCACCTCAGGCCAATGAAAAGCCGCTGGTGGCGATGCGTATCCGCAATTACGCCGCGATCTGCTCCAGCTTCTCCGAAGCGATCGAGACCGATCTGGTCAATGAGCTGGTGCGCCGCCTGTCGCTGCCGGGCCAGAGCAATATCTTCTATCAGGCCGAGGATGTCCTCTATTGGCTGGCCCCGCGCCTGCCCGCCGACGAGCTGGCCGACCATATCGAGGGTCTGGCCCGCCTGATCGAGACCCAGATGATTCTGGGCACGCGCAAGATCGACGTGCAGGTCTCCTTCGGCCTCGACGACGAGTATGAGCGCACCGTCAGCAACCGCATCGCCAGCGCCCTGCTGGCCGCCGACCGCGCCGCCAGCCGCAACCAGCTCTGGCGCTTCCACCAGTCGGACAGCGAGGGCGACACCAGCTGGCAGCTCAGCCTGGTGGGCGAAATGGACAATGCGCTCGACCAGGGCGACATCTGGGTGGCCTATCAGCCGCAGTTCACCATCGACAATCTGCGCATCATCGGCGCCGAGGCCCTGGTGCGCTGGCAGCATCCCGAGCGCGGCTCGATTTCGCCCGAGACCTTCGTGGGCGCCGCCGAAGCGCATAACCGCATCCTGCGCCTGACGCTCTATGTGCTGGAGCGGGCCACCAGCGACATGCTGCGCATCGTCGACAAGCAGGTCGGTTTCCGCCTGAGCGTCAATCTGTCGGCCACGCTGCTCGACAACCCCGATCTTCCGGCGCGAATCGCCGGCGTGCTGGCCACCACCGGCTTCCCGGCGGCCAGCCTGACTCTGGAAATCACCGAAACCGCCCAGATCACCGAGAACAACAAGGCCAATGTCACGCTGGCCCAATTGGCCGAGACCGGTATCCAGATTTCCATCGACGATTATGGTACCGGCAATGCCACCCTCGATTATCTCAAGAGCTTCCCCTGCGACGAGGTGAAGATCGACCGCAAATTCGTCACCCATCTGACCACCGATGACGATGACCGGCTGATGGTGGAATCGACGATCGCCCTGGCCCATCGCCTTAACCGCAGGGTGATCGCCGAGGGTATCGAAGATCGCGCCACTCTGGATCTGTTGCGCCAGCTCGGCTGCGACATCGCCCAGGGCTATCATCTTGGGCGGCCGATGAAATTTAAAGATTTGGTCACCGTGGTGTTCCCTTCCAGGACACCACGCGCCGCCTAA
- a CDS encoding alpha-amylase family glycosyl hydrolase: protein MISQTVSSSSSDARRTPWWRGAAIYQIYPRSFLDSNGDGVGDLSGITARLDYVASLGVDAIWISPFFTSPMADYGYDVADYRDVDPIFGTLADFDALVEKAHDLGLKVTIDMVFAHTSDKHDWFAQSRADKTGDKVDWYVWKDANPDGTPPNNWQSVFGGPAWTWDARRQQYYMHQFLKEQPQLNAHNPEVQAALLDALRFWLDRGVDGFRLDALNHSMFDPAFTDNPPAPEDGRPRTRPFDFQQKVNSQNHPDVVLFVEKIAALCADYGATFTVAEVGGDEAVPLMKAYTAGEKRLSSAYSFDFLYAPALTAELVVDALAQWGEAPPADSLPEGWPSWAFENHDAPRHISRWVGEEHRPAFARLTAALLASLRGNIFLYQGQELGLEQDDIPFHLLKDPEAIANWPLTLSRDGVRTPMPWDGEHFHAGFTQGEPWLPLSPTNIAKSVAGQEVDPDSQLHWTRAMLALREQYPALKLGVLEDAQADGALLTFTRSHEGQSIACAFNLSGEAIAYKAPKGSTVLAVSGATDAGLPPYAALWVQPG, encoded by the coding sequence ATGATCTCCCAGACCGTTTCGTCTTCCTCTTCGGATGCACGCCGGACCCCGTGGTGGCGCGGGGCGGCGATCTATCAAATCTATCCGCGCAGTTTTCTGGACAGCAACGGGGATGGCGTGGGCGATCTTTCGGGGATCACGGCGCGGCTGGACTATGTGGCCTCTCTGGGCGTGGATGCGATCTGGATCAGCCCTTTCTTCACCAGCCCGATGGCCGACTACGGCTATGACGTCGCCGATTACCGCGATGTCGATCCCATCTTCGGCACGCTGGCGGATTTCGATGCTCTGGTCGAAAAGGCGCATGATCTAGGGCTGAAGGTCACCATCGACATGGTCTTCGCCCACACCAGCGACAAGCACGACTGGTTTGCTCAAAGTCGGGCCGACAAGACGGGCGACAAGGTCGACTGGTACGTCTGGAAAGATGCCAACCCCGATGGCACCCCGCCCAACAACTGGCAGTCCGTCTTCGGCGGCCCGGCCTGGACCTGGGATGCGCGCCGCCAGCAGTATTACATGCATCAGTTCCTGAAAGAGCAGCCCCAGCTCAACGCCCACAATCCCGAGGTGCAGGCTGCCCTGCTCGATGCCCTGCGCTTCTGGCTGGACCGGGGCGTGGACGGCTTCCGGCTCGACGCGCTCAACCACTCGATGTTCGATCCGGCCTTCACCGACAACCCTCCCGCGCCCGAGGATGGACGCCCGCGCACCCGCCCCTTCGACTTCCAGCAGAAGGTCAACAGCCAGAACCACCCCGATGTGGTGCTGTTCGTCGAGAAGATCGCGGCACTCTGCGCGGACTATGGCGCCACCTTCACCGTCGCCGAAGTCGGCGGCGACGAAGCTGTGCCGCTGATGAAAGCCTACACCGCAGGCGAAAAGCGCCTGTCCTCCGCCTACAGCTTCGATTTCCTCTATGCCCCGGCGCTGACGGCCGAACTGGTGGTCGATGCTCTGGCACAATGGGGCGAGGCGCCCCCGGCAGACAGCCTGCCCGAAGGCTGGCCAAGCTGGGCCTTCGAGAACCACGATGCCCCCCGCCATATCTCGCGCTGGGTCGGCGAGGAGCACCGCCCCGCCTTCGCCCGCCTGACCGCCGCTTTGCTGGCGAGCCTGCGGGGCAACATCTTCCTCTATCAGGGGCAGGAACTGGGGCTGGAGCAGGATGACATCCCCTTCCACCTCCTCAAGGACCCCGAGGCCATCGCCAACTGGCCCCTGACGCTCAGCCGAGACGGCGTGCGCACTCCCATGCCCTGGGATGGCGAGCATTTTCACGCCGGCTTCACGCAAGGTGAGCCGTGGTTGCCGCTCTCGCCCACCAACATCGCCAAATCGGTGGCGGGGCAGGAGGTCGATCCCGACAGCCAGTTGCACTGGACGCGGGCCATGCTGGCTCTGCGTGAGCAATATCCTGCACTGAAGCTGGGGGTTCTGGAGGATGCGCAGGCCGATGGCGCGCTGCTGACCTTCACCCGCAGTCATGAGGGGCAGAGCATCGCCTGCGCCTTCAATCTTTCGGGCGAGGCCATCGCATACAAGGCGCCCAAGGGCAGCACTGTGCTGGCGGTGAGCGGTGCGACCGATGCCGGCCTGCCGCCTTATGCTGCGCTGTGGGTTCAACCGGGATGA
- a CDS encoding organic hydroperoxide resistance protein codes for MASKILYSTTATANGGRDGRSRTEDGALDVTLAVPVEMGGNGQGNNPEQLFAAGYAACFLGAMKFAASQDKELPRVPNDTTVSATVSIGPRADKGFGLAVKLSINLPGVERAAAEALVAEADTICPYSHATRGNITVELSVA; via the coding sequence ATGGCCAGCAAGATCCTCTATTCCACCACCGCCACCGCCAACGGAGGCCGCGACGGCCGCAGCCGCACCGAGGATGGCGCACTCGATGTCACGCTGGCTGTCCCCGTCGAAATGGGCGGCAACGGTCAGGGCAACAATCCTGAGCAGCTCTTCGCCGCCGGCTATGCCGCATGCTTCCTGGGCGCGATGAAGTTCGCCGCCAGCCAGGACAAGGAGCTGCCCCGCGTTCCCAACGACACCACGGTTTCGGCCACCGTCAGCATCGGCCCCCGCGCCGACAAGGGCTTTGGTCTGGCTGTCAAGCTGTCGATCAACCTGCCCGGCGTGGAGCGCGCCGCCGCCGAGGCGCTGGTCGCCGAAGCCGACACCATCTGCCCCTACAGCCACGCCACGCGCGGCAACATCACGGTCGAGCTGTCGGTCGCCTGA
- a CDS encoding pilus assembly protein TadG-related protein, which yields MSFPPFPPLALMARLRRLLGALRADRKGNVMMITALIIVPLIFATGFGIDYSRAQKLQTKLNTAADAAVLAAVVPQMLNQTDATAKLAAQAMFDQQIAGLSGLGNVSRTVTITSTQTGSLGTLRTAKLVYTATSTNVFSGILRVPTLPIGGNASASASQPPSINFYIALDTSPSMLLPTTTTGINNLIGGAIWKGEQTYYGRVDGCDFACHSNNMQQWNAGTYVVDASSRAIYLNNNTSAAIPFYRVGCDGTVYDNNGVKLGTSGYIVGTATYCSGYSPLVNPVVLSYVPTNKTLPVTVTVNFPDTWWLARNYSTVNPGQSNITLRTDEEGNAAAGVIQYAYGVQQQYATASVPPVYKMQFFTFNVGNPAPLATSPFGTMTNVSTLQSLSFPDLGAQAPLLAANGFWTSLTIPTSNKDSDFTSMFNWMQSTMPSTSGTGTPASPQSVLMLVTDGAQSNATDGLGQLNSGNLAQCTAIKATGTRIAILYTQYLPATINYTANPTFNNFAANNVPYIQQQLQSCASQNSDGTYLFQTVSTDGSVTTALNTLFAMVVQSAKLIK from the coding sequence ATGAGCTTTCCACCCTTCCCGCCCCTTGCGCTGATGGCCCGGCTGCGCCGCCTGCTCGGCGCGCTGCGCGCCGACCGCAAAGGTAATGTGATGATGATCACCGCGCTGATCATCGTGCCGCTGATCTTCGCCACGGGCTTCGGGATCGATTACAGCCGCGCGCAAAAGCTGCAGACCAAGCTGAACACCGCCGCCGATGCCGCCGTGCTGGCCGCCGTGGTGCCCCAGATGCTGAACCAGACCGACGCTACCGCGAAACTCGCCGCGCAGGCCATGTTCGACCAACAGATCGCGGGCCTCTCGGGCCTTGGCAATGTCAGCCGCACCGTCACCATCACCAGCACCCAGACCGGCAGCCTGGGCACGCTGCGCACCGCCAAGCTGGTCTACACCGCCACCTCCACCAATGTGTTCAGCGGCATTCTGCGCGTGCCCACCCTGCCCATCGGCGGCAATGCCAGCGCCAGCGCCTCCCAGCCGCCCAGCATCAATTTCTACATCGCGCTCGACACCTCGCCCTCGATGCTGCTGCCCACCACCACCACGGGCATCAACAATCTGATCGGCGGCGCCATCTGGAAGGGCGAGCAGACCTATTACGGCCGCGTCGATGGTTGCGATTTCGCCTGCCATTCCAACAATATGCAGCAATGGAACGCTGGCACCTATGTGGTCGATGCCAGTTCACGCGCCATCTATCTGAACAACAACACCTCGGCCGCCATCCCCTTCTACCGCGTGGGCTGCGACGGCACCGTCTATGATAACAACGGCGTCAAGCTGGGCACCAGCGGCTATATCGTCGGCACGGCGACCTATTGCTCGGGCTACAGCCCGCTGGTCAATCCGGTGGTGCTCTCCTACGTGCCCACCAACAAGACGCTGCCCGTCACCGTCACCGTGAATTTCCCCGACACCTGGTGGCTGGCGCGCAATTACAGCACGGTCAACCCCGGCCAGTCCAACATCACCCTGCGCACCGATGAGGAAGGCAATGCCGCAGCGGGCGTCATCCAATATGCCTATGGCGTGCAGCAGCAATATGCCACGGCCAGTGTGCCCCCGGTCTACAAGATGCAGTTCTTCACCTTCAACGTCGGCAATCCGGCGCCGCTGGCGACATCGCCCTTCGGCACCATGACCAACGTCTCCACGCTGCAGAGCCTGAGCTTCCCGGACCTTGGCGCGCAGGCCCCGCTGCTGGCCGCCAACGGCTTCTGGACCAGCCTCACCATCCCCACAAGCAACAAGGACAGCGATTTCACGTCCATGTTCAACTGGATGCAGTCGACCATGCCGTCGACCTCCGGGACCGGAACGCCCGCCTCGCCGCAAAGCGTCCTGATGCTGGTCACCGATGGCGCGCAGAGCAACGCCACGGACGGGCTGGGGCAGCTCAACTCCGGCAATCTGGCACAATGCACCGCCATCAAGGCCACCGGCACGCGCATCGCCATCCTCTATACGCAATACCTGCCCGCTACGATCAACTACACCGCCAACCCCACCTTCAACAATTTCGCGGCCAACAATGTGCCCTATATCCAGCAGCAGTTGCAGTCCTGCGCGAGCCAGAACTCGGACGGGACCTATCTGTTCCAGACCGTGTCCACCGATGGCAGCGTGACGACAGCGCTGAACACGCTGTTCGCGATGGTTGTGCAGTCGGCGAAGCTGATCAAGTAA